One part of the Eptesicus fuscus isolate TK198812 chromosome 20, DD_ASM_mEF_20220401, whole genome shotgun sequence genome encodes these proteins:
- the LOC129147342 gene encoding galectin-9-like, producing MALFSVPCSFMNPVVPFSGTIQGGLQDGHQITVNGTALHVCGTRFIVNFQTGFSDNDIAFHFNPRFEESGYVVCNTKQKGRWGQEERKMHMPFQMGIPFEIRFLVQSSGFQVMVNGNFFTNYIHRVPFHRVDNISVTGPVKLTHFSFQPPSYWQATAAPITQTVVHTVQSTPGQMFPNPVMPPTAYPSPSYPMPFFTSIPRGLYPSKGITISGTVLPNAQRFHINLRSGNDIAFHMNPRFDEYAVVRNTQKNNRWGREERGLTQNMPFVRGQAFLVWIKCEGHCLKVAVDGQHLFDYYHRLTNLPAINNLEVGGDVQLTLVQT from the exons ATGGCCCTCTTCAGCGTCCCTTGTTCCTTCATGAACCCA GTCGTCCCCTTCTCTGGGACCATCCAAGGGGGTCTCCAGGATGGACATCAGATCACTGTCAATGGGACAGCTCTTCACGTCTGTGGAACCAG GTTTATTGTGAACTTCCAGACCGGCTTCAGTGACAATGACATTGCCTTCCACTTCAACCCTCGGTTTGAAGAGAGCGGGTATGTGGTCTGTAACACCAAGCAGAAAGGACGCTGGggacaggaggagaggaagatgcATATGCCCTTCCAGATGGGCATTCCCTTTGAGATCCGCTTCCTGGTGCAGAGCTCTGGATTCCAG GTGATGGTGAATGGAAACTTCTTTACCAACTACATACATCGCGTGCCCTTCCACCGCGTGGACAACATCTCTGTCACCGGCCCCGTGAAGCTGACACACTTCAGTTTCCAG CCTCCAAGTTATTGGCAGGCCACCGCGGCTCCCATT ACTCAAACTGTGGTCCACACAGTGCAGAGCACCCCTGGACAGATGTTCCCT AATCCCGTAATGCCCCCGACGGCGTACCCCAGCCCCAGCTAC CCAATGCCGTTCTTCACCAGCATCCCTAGGGGGCTGTACCCCTCCAAGGGCATCACCATTTCAGGCACCGTCCTGCCCAACGCTCAGAG GTTCCACATCAACCTGCGCTCCGGGAATGACATCGCCTTCCACATGAACCCCCGTTTCGATGAGTACGCCGTGGTCCGCAATACGCAGAAAAACAACCGTTGGGGGCGTGAGGAGCGTGGCCTGACCCAGAATATGCCCTTTGTCCGAGGCCAGGCCTTCTTG GTGTGGATCAAGTGTGAAGGTCACTGCCTCAAGGTGGCTGTGGACGGTCAGCACCTGTTTGACTACTACCACCGCCTGACGAACCTGCCCGCCATCAACAACCTGGAGGTGGGAGGCGATGTCCAGCTGACCCTGGTGCAGACATAG